The stretch of DNA GATCGCACAATTGGTCAGGAGCTCGTAAACCGGCCACCATTTCCTCCGGTGACATTCTCTAATGATGTAAATACATATTATAAAATTTATAAGATTACAGTAGACTCCTTCACCAGCAATCTGAAGCAAGTTAGCAGTGTGAAATTAAGGTTAGTCTTACAGGACTTGGAGGCTGCAGTCTGTGAGGATGGGATCTGAACGCTGAAGCGCTGCCCCGACAGTGACACTGGCGTCCCCACTTTGGTTGTGACTGACTGCACTGAGGGAGTGCCTGGAAACATGCAGGAAGGAAGGAGTACATGTATTTTCTGTTTCATTACAAAAACAACAGATATGGTAGCAACAGGTCTGCACACCAGGAAGCAAACCCACATCCCACTGTCAAATAAGGACTTGGAGcagtgtgttaaaaaaaaaaacatgtaataaAATGACACGGTATGAGTGAAAATGTAGATTGCACAAAAGGGTCCCTCACCAAGGGTAGGCGTGCTGGGCCTGCTGGACACAGCTCCTATACTGAGGCGAGGCACTGTTATTCTCCCAGCAGATGAGGACACCTGCACAGAAGAGGAACAGTCAGAAGGATTCACAAAAGAGAACATACTGGAATAGAATACAATAAACATTGATTGCAAGTGCAGTAAAATCTGCAAAGCAGAACATAAGGCTACCTTTTTCTGTATGGACTTAAGCCTGTAGTTAGGAGCAGTAAGACAGTAACGGTCAGGGGGCAGGCGTGGCCCAGTGTATGGCTTAATCAAGGGCAGAGGGGTCTGGTTCTTCTGCCTAGCTACATCCAGCAGGAACTACACAAAGACAACATTGTCAGGAGTTAGTCtagatcatttatgaacatcagaaaaaaatgtattgtcaGTCTTGGCACTACTTTTAAATCTTACATCgcgtggtggtggggaggtgaaGGACTGGTCCATTCGACACTGGATTGCAAGTCTTATGTCGTCAGCATCCACAATGTTCTTCTTGGCATGTGTTGCATAGATTTTGGCATCCTCAATAATAGTTGTCACATATCCTGTAAAATCAAATGATATACAAGGACAGCTGTTCATTGTCTTGATACGTTGGTGTCTTGTAACTACTAAACATGCAATATTGCACACTGAGCATAACTAACCTGAGAGAGTTGAATGTATACTTACTGTAGGTAAATTCCAGCATTTGATTAATAACTCTGGGCTCATACTCTGTTATC from Oncorhynchus kisutch isolate 150728-3 linkage group LG28, Okis_V2, whole genome shotgun sequence encodes:
- the taf9 gene encoding transcription initiation factor TFIID subunit 9 isoform X2, with the protein product MIQILKDMGITEYEPRVINQMLEFTYRYVTTIIEDAKIYATHAKKNIVDADDIRLAIQCRMDQSFTSPPPRDFLLDVARQKNQTPLPLIKPYTGPRLPPDRYCLTAPNYRLKSIQKKVSSSAGRITVPRLSIGAVSSRPSTPTLGTPSVQSVTTKVGTPVSLSGQRFSVQIPSSQTAASKSSTPSTPMVQNVLINPSLIGSKKILITTNMVSQNSASESLKRKHEDDDDYDAL
- the taf9 gene encoding transcription initiation factor TFIID subunit 9 isoform X1, translating into MASPKTVPKDAQVMIQILKDMGITEYEPRVINQMLEFTYRYVTTIIEDAKIYATHAKKNIVDADDIRLAIQCRMDQSFTSPPPRDFLLDVARQKNQTPLPLIKPYTGPRLPPDRYCLTAPNYRLKSIQKKVSSSAGRITVPRLSIGAVSSRPSTPTLGTPSVQSVTTKVGTPVSLSGQRFSVQIPSSQTAASKSSTPSTPMVQNVLINPSLIGSKKILITTNMVSQNSASESLKRKHEDDDDYDAL